Proteins from one Desulfonema limicola genomic window:
- the ndk gene encoding nucleoside-diphosphate kinase produces MEQTLSIIKPDGVAKGVIGEVIKRFEGAGIKIAAMKMIHMTKAQAQGFYAVHKERPFFDSLTDFMSSGPAVVMVLKGENVIAKNRELMGATNYKEAAEGTIRKDFATDIEKNIVHGSDAPETAEFEINYFFNSFEIAG; encoded by the coding sequence ATGGAACAGACATTATCTATTATCAAGCCTGACGGTGTTGCAAAAGGTGTTATTGGAGAAGTAATTAAAAGATTTGAAGGTGCCGGCATCAAGATTGCTGCCATGAAAATGATTCATATGACCAAGGCCCAGGCTCAGGGTTTTTATGCAGTTCATAAAGAAAGGCCCTTTTTTGACAGTCTGACAGATTTTATGTCTTCAGGCCCGGCTGTAGTCATGGTGCTTAAAGGTGAAAACGTAATTGCCAAAAACCGTGAACTCATGGGAGCAACTAATTACAAGGAAGCTGCTGAGGGAACTATCCGCAAGGATTTTGCCACAGATATTGAAAAAAATATTGTACATGGTTCAGATGCTCCTGAAACAGCAGAATTTGAAATCAACTACTTTTTTAACAGCTTTGAAATTGCTGGCTGA
- a CDS encoding type II toxin-antitoxin system RelE/ParE family toxin, whose product MRIKDVFVLKEAITDLHEGKKFYNNNEMGVGDYFWDSLLSDIESLVVYAGIHRKVEGFYQMFSKRFPYAIYYEIKNEIAYVVAVLPMRRDPIWNRKKIMERS is encoded by the coding sequence ATGAGAATAAAAGACGTTTTTGTTCTAAAAGAAGCAATAACCGATCTTCATGAAGGGAAAAAATTTTATAATAATAATGAAATGGGGGTTGGAGATTATTTCTGGGATTCCTTACTCTCTGATATTGAATCTTTAGTTGTGTATGCCGGGATTCATAGAAAAGTAGAAGGTTTTTATCAAATGTTCAGCAAACGTTTTCCTTACGCAATCTATTATGAAATCAAGAATGAAATTGCTTATGTTGTTGCTGTGTTACCCATGAGAAGAGATCCGATATGGAACAGAAAAAAAATCATGGAAAGAAGCTAA
- a CDS encoding AAA family ATPase: MKIESIRLKNFKSFQDAELSDLPNFCVIVGANGSGKSTIFQIFSFLRDAMTSNVNTALVKLGGSRGIKEVRSRNSEGPIEIELKFRTKSDGPLITYFLQISEKHNKPLVEREILKYRRGSSGQPWHFLDFSRGKGTAVTNELDGVTDVKDLNREEQILKSPDILAIKGLAQFERFPAVMALGNLIENWHISDFHISKARPEQEAGYAEHLSREGENLSLVIEYLYNNKRDTFDRIISLLKMRVPGISHVESKTTEEGRVLLKFQDGSFEDPFLARYVSDGTIKMLAYLTLLYDPCPHPLLCVEEPENQLYPQLLWELAEEFRTYANRGGQVFVSTHSPDFLNAARLDEVFWLVKNHGYTKVCRAKDDEQLAAFIAEGDQMGYLWKHGFFPEVDPQ; encoded by the coding sequence GTGAAAATTGAATCAATTCGATTAAAGAATTTCAAATCCTTTCAAGATGCTGAATTATCAGACCTGCCCAATTTCTGTGTAATTGTAGGCGCTAACGGCAGTGGTAAATCCACAATATTTCAAATTTTCAGTTTCCTGCGCGACGCTATGACCAGCAATGTCAATACAGCTTTGGTAAAATTAGGGGGAAGCCGGGGCATTAAAGAAGTTAGGAGCAGAAATTCAGAAGGTCCCATTGAAATAGAATTGAAATTCCGCACCAAATCAGATGGTCCTCTAATTACCTATTTTTTGCAGATCAGCGAAAAGCACAACAAACCCCTTGTGGAAAGGGAGATACTGAAATACCGGCGGGGAAGCAGCGGACAGCCGTGGCATTTTCTTGATTTTTCAAGGGGTAAAGGAACCGCAGTTACCAACGAGCTTGATGGAGTAACTGATGTTAAGGATTTGAACCGTGAGGAACAGATTCTGAAATCACCTGATATTCTTGCTATAAAAGGTCTTGCCCAATTTGAAAGATTTCCTGCTGTAATGGCACTGGGTAATCTTATTGAAAACTGGCATATCTCTGATTTTCATATCAGCAAGGCACGTCCAGAGCAGGAAGCCGGATATGCAGAGCATCTTTCTAGGGAAGGAGAAAACCTCTCCCTGGTCATTGAATATCTTTACAACAATAAAAGAGATACATTTGATCGGATTATTTCGTTATTAAAGATGCGTGTTCCTGGTATATCCCATGTGGAATCCAAGACCACAGAGGAAGGTCGTGTTCTTTTAAAATTCCAGGATGGTTCATTTGAGGATCCTTTTCTGGCACGCTATGTTTCTGATGGAACTATAAAAATGCTTGCTTATCTTACCCTCCTTTATGATCCTTGTCCCCATCCCCTGCTCTGTGTGGAAGAACCGGAAAACCAATTGTATCCCCAACTCCTGTGGGAACTAGCAGAAGAATTCCGTACCTATGCAAATAGAGGCGGACAGGTTTTTGTATCCACCCATTCCCCGGATTTTTTAAATGCAGCCCGTCTGGATGAGGTTTTCTGGCTGGTAAAAAATCATGGTTATACTAAAGTTTGCAGGGCAAAGGATGATGAACAGCTTGCAGCTTTTATTGCTGAAGGGGATCAAATGGGATACCTCTGGAAACACGGTTTTTTCCCGGAGGTTGATCCTCAATGA
- a CDS encoding PfaD family polyunsaturated fatty acid/polyketide biosynthesis protein, with protein sequence MTTNQLCLSDSYKDQNWDWPVLKHAVSFDINEIRKNLLNLENPCYVVSNGKMLGTGSQRGDKFNDNTFETRAYAPAFLPGQLGDPGFKKIYKTRYCYYAGAMANGIASEEMVIALGKAGFLGSFGAGGLVPSRIEQAIVKIQQALPDGPYAFNLIHSPAEPALERGSVELYLKYGVRCVEAAAFIALTPNVVYYRAAGLGLNADNEIEIKNRIIAKISRREVAAKFMEPPPEKIVQQLVEQGLITSLQAELAAKVPMADDITAEADSGGHTDNRPLVSLLPSIIALRDEIQAKYQYAQPVRVGAGGGIGTPEAALAAFAMGAAYVVTGTVNQGCIEAGACEHTKKLLSEADMADVTMAPASDMFEMGVKLQVLRRGSFFPMRAQKLYELYEAYNSIEEIPAAERVKLEKQIFRKNLDDIWEETKVFFQGRDPIQIVNAEKNPKKKMALIFRWYLGLASRWSNTGEKGREMDYQIWCGPCIGAFNAWVKNSYLEDVKNRRVVDVAENILRGAAFLYRVFMLRNQGVVIPPELGRYVPERISSGLHA encoded by the coding sequence ATGACTACAAATCAACTTTGCTTATCAGATTCATATAAAGATCAGAACTGGGACTGGCCTGTTTTAAAACATGCTGTTTCTTTTGACATTAATGAAATAAGAAAAAACTTATTAAACCTGGAAAATCCCTGTTACGTTGTAAGTAATGGCAAAATGCTGGGAACAGGAAGTCAAAGAGGGGATAAATTTAATGATAATACCTTTGAAACCAGGGCTTATGCTCCTGCGTTTCTGCCTGGGCAGCTTGGTGATCCAGGGTTTAAAAAAATATATAAAACCCGTTACTGCTATTATGCAGGTGCAATGGCAAACGGGATTGCATCCGAGGAAATGGTTATAGCACTTGGAAAAGCCGGTTTTTTAGGTTCTTTTGGGGCAGGCGGTCTTGTGCCTTCAAGGATTGAACAGGCCATTGTCAAAATTCAACAGGCTCTCCCAGACGGCCCTTATGCCTTTAACCTGATTCACAGCCCTGCTGAACCGGCTCTTGAACGGGGTTCTGTGGAGCTTTACCTGAAATACGGCGTAAGATGTGTTGAAGCTGCTGCATTTATTGCTCTTACTCCTAATGTTGTTTATTACCGTGCAGCAGGGCTGGGATTAAATGCAGACAATGAAATTGAAATAAAAAACAGGATTATTGCCAAGATTTCACGCAGGGAAGTAGCTGCCAAATTCATGGAACCCCCTCCTGAAAAGATTGTACAGCAGCTTGTTGAACAGGGATTGATAACAAGCCTGCAGGCCGAGCTTGCAGCAAAGGTTCCAATGGCAGACGACATAACAGCAGAAGCAGATTCAGGCGGACATACAGACAACCGCCCCTTAGTTTCCCTGCTTCCTTCCATAATTGCGCTCAGGGATGAAATCCAGGCAAAATATCAATATGCGCAGCCTGTAAGAGTAGGTGCAGGAGGCGGCATAGGAACCCCGGAAGCAGCCCTGGCAGCCTTTGCAATGGGGGCGGCCTATGTTGTAACAGGAACAGTCAACCAGGGCTGCATTGAGGCAGGAGCCTGCGAGCATACAAAAAAACTTCTGTCAGAAGCTGACATGGCAGACGTAACAATGGCCCCGGCATCTGACATGTTTGAAATGGGGGTAAAGCTCCAGGTTTTAAGACGCGGTTCTTTCTTTCCCATGCGCGCCCAAAAGCTTTACGAGCTTTACGAAGCATATAACTCCATAGAAGAAATCCCTGCTGCTGAACGTGTAAAACTGGAAAAACAGATTTTCAGGAAAAACCTGGATGACATATGGGAAGAAACCAAAGTTTTTTTCCAGGGCAGGGACCCCATCCAGATTGTTAATGCTGAAAAAAATCCCAAAAAAAAGATGGCTTTGATCTTCAGGTGGTATCTTGGCCTTGCTTCCAGATGGTCAAACACAGGTGAAAAAGGCCGTGAAATGGATTACCAGATATGGTGCGGCCCCTGCATTGGCGCATTTAACGCATGGGTAAAAAATTCCTATCTTGAGGATGTAAAAAACCGAAGGGTTGTGGATGTTGCAGAAAATATTTTAAGGGGAGCCGCTTTTTTATACCGGGTTTTCATGTTGAGAAACCAGGGGGTGGTTATTCCGCCTGAGCTGGGCAGGTATGTGCCGGAGAGGATAAGTTCAGGCTTGCACGCATAA
- a CDS encoding O-antigen ligase family protein yields the protein MSQLKKTALNKIESFIGYGICFVLSVSPFIFHSSLSDFSILPKKVFIQTSVFFLLSAWCLKVFITGTIDFFNSLISWIIIMFIGWAFLSLCWSVNVYEGVLMLIHLGACATVFFLITDIPYSQTWMTRILGFVMLAGAVAALLGCLQFFFSMDFIPQAVSPASVFGNRNVASQFISMSLPASVFFLFSNQNRKLVSGVIILCLIYLAVSQTRAGWLAVFVQAAVMGCFFLFGESRNNLKSLIRKTAYAVIISFAFLMIVILLNPGLFKPFIPVAKKIFLHEVSVSKNGNEKVIYQDSMDGRLVWWKNGLEMIKQRPFTGFGLGNFKVFYPAFHQKSAADKNFSEDLQLRYAHNDYIQAAGELGIPGLALFLMLCIMPFIMSFKILLSRPDSEKRFIVIALMGGISAFLVHAFFSFPMECAVPPVLFFAYLAILTFFYNNSACCKKFQFKISGFLSCILTAACLMAFIMLCRFNYGSILSDRYYRLAWISEQKQQWHEAAEYGAVSLDYNPYNNSAMSALGRAYIGKGDYGRGIAILEKILKTYPYHINAMMNLGLAYFESGKKEKAAAILAGVLEIKPDYPKALANMAVICFKTGDRKKAFEYMRAYIKIKPDDPLSLQFKRILSEKGN from the coding sequence ATGAGCCAATTAAAAAAAACTGCTTTAAACAAGATTGAATCCTTTATCGGATATGGAATATGTTTTGTTTTGTCAGTATCTCCATTTATCTTTCATTCCTCCCTTTCTGACTTTTCTATTCTGCCTAAAAAAGTATTTATTCAAACATCAGTTTTTTTCCTTTTGTCTGCATGGTGCTTAAAGGTTTTTATTACAGGAACAATAGATTTTTTTAACAGCTTGATATCCTGGATTATTATTATGTTTATTGGATGGGCTTTTTTATCCCTTTGTTGGTCAGTTAATGTGTATGAAGGGGTATTAATGCTTATCCATCTTGGGGCCTGTGCTACAGTCTTCTTTTTAATAACAGATATACCATACAGTCAAACCTGGATGACCAGGATACTTGGTTTTGTAATGCTCGCAGGTGCAGTCGCTGCATTACTGGGATGTTTACAGTTTTTTTTCTCAATGGATTTTATTCCCCAGGCAGTTTCCCCTGCTTCTGTTTTTGGAAATAGAAATGTGGCATCTCAGTTTATAAGCATGAGCCTTCCTGCAAGTGTGTTTTTCCTGTTTTCCAATCAAAACCGAAAGCTTGTTTCAGGAGTCATAATTTTATGCCTGATTTACCTGGCTGTGTCCCAGACAAGGGCAGGATGGCTTGCTGTTTTTGTGCAGGCTGCTGTTATGGGTTGTTTTTTTCTTTTTGGCGAAAGCAGAAATAACCTGAAATCTTTGATCAGAAAAACTGCATATGCTGTCATTATATCCTTTGCTTTTTTGATGATAGTAATACTTTTAAATCCTGGTCTGTTTAAACCTTTTATACCTGTCGCAAAGAAGATTTTTCTCCATGAGGTATCTGTTTCAAAGAATGGAAATGAGAAGGTCATATACCAGGATTCAATGGACGGGAGGCTTGTGTGGTGGAAAAACGGCCTGGAAATGATTAAACAAAGACCTTTTACCGGGTTTGGACTGGGCAATTTCAAGGTTTTCTATCCTGCTTTTCATCAAAAATCCGCAGCAGACAAAAATTTCAGTGAAGACCTGCAATTGCGTTATGCCCATAACGACTATATCCAGGCAGCTGGAGAACTTGGGATTCCAGGCCTGGCTTTATTTCTCATGCTCTGCATAATGCCTTTTATTATGAGTTTCAAAATCCTTTTATCCCGGCCCGATTCTGAAAAAAGATTTATTGTAATTGCTTTAATGGGAGGAATAAGCGCTTTTCTGGTCCATGCTTTTTTCAGTTTTCCCATGGAATGTGCTGTTCCCCCTGTTTTGTTTTTTGCATACCTGGCAATCCTGACATTTTTTTATAACAATTCAGCGTGTTGTAAAAAATTTCAGTTTAAAATTTCGGGTTTTTTATCCTGTATTTTAACTGCTGCCTGTCTTATGGCATTTATTATGCTTTGCCGGTTTAATTACGGCAGTATTTTAAGCGACCGCTATTACAGGCTTGCATGGATAAGCGAGCAGAAACAACAATGGCATGAAGCAGCAGAATACGGGGCGGTATCCCTGGATTATAATCCTTACAACAATTCTGCAATGTCTGCTTTGGGCCGAGCTTATATTGGAAAAGGCGATTATGGCAGGGGAATTGCAATTCTTGAAAAGATTTTAAAAACATATCCGTATCATATAAACGCCATGATGAATTTAGGGCTTGCATATTTTGAATCAGGAAAAAAGGAAAAGGCTGCTGCAATTCTTGCAGGAGTGCTGGAAATAAAGCCTGATTATCCAAAGGCACTGGCAAACATGGCTGTAATTTGTTTCAAGACAGGAGACAGGAAAAAAGCTTTTGAGTATATGAGGGCTTATATTAAAATAAAACCTGATGATCCTTTATCTTTGCAGTTTAAAAGGATTCTTTCAGAAAAAGGAAATTAA
- a CDS encoding addiction module protein, with the protein MMIKEIKQMDIIKRIQLMEALWDSLLYDETDFQAPEWHKNILSERKRKIDEGKAEFVSIKELKASKSI; encoded by the coding sequence ATGATGATAAAAGAAATCAAACAGATGGATATAATCAAGCGGATACAACTCATGGAGGCTCTATGGGATTCACTTTTGTATGATGAAACTGATTTCCAAGCTCCTGAATGGCATAAAAATATCCTATCTGAAAGAAAAAGGAAAATTGACGAAGGTAAAGCAGAGTTTGTTTCAATTAAGGAATTAAAGGCAAGTAAAAGTATATGA
- a CDS encoding fumarylacetoacetate hydrolase family protein, with protein sequence MQPGDIVECRIENIGAIKNQCVSLS encoded by the coding sequence TTGCAGCCTGGAGATATTGTGGAGTGCAGGATTGAAAATATTGGTGCAATAAAAAATCAATGTGTAAGTTTATCTTGA
- a CDS encoding DUF4276 family protein yields the protein MKRLIFLLEEPSAKEMLKAILPKILPDHVYPEFKIFDGKQDLEKGITRTLKAWRIPNCAFVVIRDQDSGNCQIIKQNLVDLCKQAERYDVLVRIACHELESFYLGDLIAVEKGLNLSGLAKKQNNKKYRDPDRITSPSQELTRLTSGLYQKIAGSRAIAPHIHIENNKSHSFKILLAGICKLAGE from the coding sequence ATGAAACGATTGATCTTTTTATTAGAAGAACCATCAGCAAAAGAAATGCTGAAAGCGATTCTTCCAAAAATCCTGCCTGATCATGTTTATCCTGAATTTAAAATATTTGATGGCAAACAGGATTTGGAAAAAGGAATTACCCGAACCCTGAAAGCATGGCGCATTCCAAACTGTGCTTTTGTTGTCATCCGGGATCAGGATTCCGGCAATTGTCAGATAATAAAACAAAACCTGGTTGATCTTTGTAAACAGGCAGAAAGATATGATGTATTGGTCAGAATAGCATGTCATGAACTGGAAAGTTTCTATCTTGGTGATCTTATTGCTGTCGAAAAAGGACTGAACCTTTCCGGGCTTGCCAAAAAACAAAACAATAAAAAATACCGTGATCCAGACAGGATAACCAGTCCTTCTCAGGAACTCACACGTCTGACATCTGGGTTGTACCAGAAGATAGCAGGTTCCCGTGCTATTGCCCCGCATATTCATATTGAAAATAATAAATCACACAGCTTCAAGATTCTTTTAGCAGGAATCTGCAAACTTGCAGGAGAATAG
- a CDS encoding fumarylacetoacetate hydrolase family protein, giving the protein MKLVRFGEKGKEKPGIFHKEGIIDLRAIFPEIPDIGEKFFAQGWFERVLDIKESDMGKNIINPDVRLGPPVFQPSKIICLGKNYAEHAKEGGFDMPKTPLLFCKTPNTISGPFDPILMPQSSGQLDWEVELAVVMAKKGKTIAKARAFDYIAGYMVMNDVSARKAQFADSQWFRGKSFDTFAPIGPVLATRDEIDDIKNLRLEALVNGVVMQDGNTCDMIFEIPSILENISQDITLYPGDIISTGTPSGVGIFRDPPIVLQPGDIVECRIENIGAIKNQCVSLS; this is encoded by the coding sequence ATGAAACTAGTCAGATTTGGTGAAAAAGGAAAGGAAAAACCAGGTATTTTTCACAAGGAAGGTATAATTGATTTAAGAGCAATATTTCCTGAAATACCTGATATTGGCGAAAAATTCTTTGCTCAGGGATGGTTTGAAAGGGTTTTGGATATAAAAGAATCTGATATGGGAAAAAACATAATCAACCCTGATGTCCGTTTAGGCCCTCCTGTATTTCAGCCTTCAAAAATAATCTGTCTTGGAAAAAACTATGCAGAACATGCAAAGGAAGGCGGGTTTGATATGCCCAAAACCCCTTTATTATTTTGTAAAACCCCAAATACAATCTCAGGCCCTTTTGATCCAATCCTCATGCCCCAAAGCAGCGGGCAGCTAGACTGGGAGGTTGAACTGGCTGTGGTTATGGCTAAAAAAGGCAAAACCATTGCAAAGGCCAGGGCATTTGATTATATTGCAGGCTACATGGTTATGAACGATGTTTCAGCCCGTAAAGCCCAGTTTGCTGATTCCCAATGGTTCAGGGGAAAATCCTTTGACACATTTGCGCCCATAGGCCCTGTACTTGCAACCAGAGACGAGATTGATGATATAAAAAATCTCAGGCTTGAAGCTCTTGTAAACGGGGTTGTAATGCAGGATGGCAATACCTGTGATATGATATTTGAAATACCCTCTATTCTTGAAAATATCAGCCAGGATATAACCCTGTATCCTGGAGATATAATCTCAACCGGAACCCCTTCAGGAGTCGGCATATTCAGGGATCCACCAATAGTTTTGCAGCCTGGAGATATTGTGGAGTGCAGGATTGAGAATATTGGTGCAATAAAAAATCAATGTGTAAGTTTATCTTGA
- a CDS encoding RNA methyltransferase gives MPENMPGRINPEHITIVLNQPRYPENIGSGARAMRNMGFYNLIVVDPENFDLEKVEKLSTHAARDVVEKIQIFDNLQKALSPFNYVVGTTARLGGQRQVNSPSVMAEKLIPISKENNIAIVFGREDRGLSNEDIRLCHGLVNIPTADFSSLNLAQAVMVICYELFNAGTKKKHDFNPRLASCYELNGMYKDLKDVLIKISYINPENPDYWMNYIRKFFTRMNLRAREVGIIRGLIRQVNWYGQKMYKDGLDHKKNQEADL, from the coding sequence ATGCCTGAGAATATGCCTGGCAGGATCAACCCTGAACATATTACCATTGTTCTTAACCAGCCCCGGTATCCTGAAAATATCGGGTCTGGAGCCAGGGCCATGCGTAATATGGGATTTTATAATCTTATAGTTGTTGATCCTGAAAATTTTGATCTGGAAAAAGTAGAAAAACTGTCAACCCATGCAGCCAGGGATGTGGTTGAAAAAATTCAGATTTTTGATAATCTGCAAAAAGCTCTTTCCCCTTTTAACTATGTTGTGGGCACAACTGCAAGGCTTGGAGGCCAGAGGCAGGTAAACAGCCCGTCTGTTATGGCTGAAAAACTCATACCTATTTCAAAAGAAAACAATATTGCCATTGTATTTGGCCGTGAAGACAGGGGGCTTTCCAATGAGGATATCCGTCTGTGTCACGGTCTTGTAAACATTCCTACTGCTGATTTTTCTTCCCTGAATCTTGCCCAGGCTGTAATGGTAATCTGTTATGAGCTTTTTAATGCAGGAACAAAGAAAAAACATGATTTTAATCCCAGGCTTGCAAGCTGTTACGAATTGAACGGCATGTATAAAGACCTTAAAGATGTTCTTATTAAGATTTCATATATCAATCCTGAAAATCCTGATTACTGGATGAACTATATTCGAAAATTTTTTACCAGGATGAATTTAAGAGCCAGAGAGGTGGGCATTATCAGGGGGCTTATAAGGCAGGTTAATTGGTATGGACAGAAAATGTATAAAGATGGACTTGATCATAAAAAAAATCAGGAGGCGGATTTATGA
- a CDS encoding glycerophosphodiester phosphodiesterase translates to MITNIAHRGASSIAPENTLMAAAKALKTGADIWETDLAVTKDEQLMLFHDDDLIRTTDVQTCFPGQSHNNFTEFTFKEIQKLDAGSWFVKTDPFGQIAQGCLTEKDIKECRTQKVPLLEHALIFTKDNDFCMNLELKILPPGFKNFPVPEKVLAMLRYVNIKNEQIIISSFNHKWLREIKTLNPKLRIQALISESENEYIVPDWNKTEFKTFNIHNIMFTDNILKSLKKNNINFNIWVVNEKQEMQDYIKAGASGIITDFPQRLQELKNHTS, encoded by the coding sequence ATGATTACAAACATTGCACACCGGGGAGCAAGCAGCATTGCACCGGAAAATACACTTATGGCTGCTGCAAAGGCTCTGAAAACCGGTGCAGACATATGGGAAACTGATCTGGCTGTTACCAAAGATGAGCAGTTGATGCTGTTTCATGATGATGATCTTATCCGAACCACTGATGTTCAAACATGTTTTCCAGGCCAGTCTCATAATAATTTTACAGAATTTACCTTTAAGGAAATACAAAAACTGGATGCAGGATCATGGTTTGTAAAAACAGATCCCTTTGGTCAGATTGCGCAAGGCTGTCTTACAGAAAAAGATATAAAGGAATGCAGGACCCAGAAAGTCCCATTGCTTGAACATGCCCTGATTTTTACAAAAGATAATGATTTCTGCATGAATCTTGAGCTTAAAATTTTACCCCCGGGTTTTAAGAATTTCCCGGTTCCTGAAAAAGTCCTGGCAATGCTTAGGTATGTAAATATAAAAAATGAGCAGATTATCATATCTTCCTTTAATCATAAATGGCTCCGCGAAATCAAGACCCTTAATCCTAAGCTCAGGATCCAGGCTCTAATCAGTGAAAGCGAAAATGAATATATAGTTCCTGACTGGAATAAGACTGAATTTAAAACCTTTAATATTCATAACATCATGTTTACAGATAATATTCTCAAATCCCTTAAAAAAAATAATATTAACTTTAACATATGGGTTGTAAATGAAAAACAAGAAATGCAGGATTATATCAAGGCTGGAGCATCAGGAATTATTACTGATTTTCCCCAGCGCTTGCAAGAGCTGAAAAATCACACATCATAA
- the iorB gene encoding indolepyruvate ferredoxin oxidoreductase subunit beta, which translates to MNKITRLIIVAVGGQGNLLSSRVIGEAALLSDIPVRMSEIHGMAQRGGVVESAIVFGDAKSTIISDGEADLLVGFEPAETLRALNKCNSGTTVITNLSPLSPFTVTMGKAKYPDLKKLQELIQTKTARLIAFDARSLAEQAGNVMAVNMVLLGAMIQTKTLPLSADNIKQAISAKTKKAFVDINLKAFDLGFEAAGNIG; encoded by the coding sequence ATGAATAAAATAACAAGATTAATAATCGTAGCTGTCGGAGGGCAGGGTAATCTCCTGTCTTCCAGGGTTATCGGCGAAGCTGCCCTGCTTTCAGATATACCCGTGCGCATGAGTGAAATTCACGGCATGGCTCAAAGAGGCGGGGTTGTAGAGTCAGCAATTGTATTTGGAGATGCAAAAAGCACCATAATATCAGACGGTGAAGCAGACCTTCTTGTGGGGTTTGAACCTGCTGAAACCCTCAGGGCGCTTAATAAATGCAATTCAGGTACAACAGTAATAACAAATCTTTCGCCCCTTTCGCCTTTTACCGTAACAATGGGAAAAGCAAAATATCCTGACTTAAAAAAACTTCAGGAACTTATCCAGACAAAAACAGCCCGGCTGATTGCCTTTGACGCAAGATCCCTTGCAGAACAGGCCGGAAACGTCATGGCTGTAAATATGGTACTTTTAGGAGCAATGATCCAGACCAAAACCCTTCCCCTTTCTGCTGATAATATCAAACAGGCCATATCAGCAAAAACCAAAAAAGCCTTTGTTGATATAAATTTAAAAGCCTTTGATCTGGGGTTTGAAGCTGCCGGAAATATAGGATAA